A section of the Arcobacter roscoffensis genome encodes:
- the moaA gene encoding GTP 3',8-cyclase MoaA, whose amino-acid sequence MLIDGFGRKVDYLRVSVTERCNFRCQYCMPEKPFSWVPKENLLSYEDLFKFIKVAIDEGIKKVRITGGEPLLREGLDEFIKMVYDYKNDIDLALTTNGFLLPKAAQKLKDAGLKRINISLDSLNPATASKIAQKNVLETVLKGIQAADDAGLKIKINCVPIKGINDEDVLEVLDFCKEKGYTVRFIEFMENHHAKDGAKGLNSDEIKQRVSKKYENFEIVPRDTSSPAQYYKLEDGYEFGIIEPHKDDFCSACNRIRLTAEGYLIPCLYFEDAMSIKDAVRANKIDEATAILKKVLEDKPEKNKWSVKDDNEVSSRAFYQTGG is encoded by the coding sequence ATGTTAATTGACGGATTTGGAAGAAAAGTAGATTATTTAAGAGTATCAGTTACAGAAAGATGTAATTTTAGATGTCAGTACTGTATGCCTGAAAAACCTTTTTCTTGGGTTCCAAAAGAGAATCTACTTTCATATGAAGATTTATTTAAATTTATAAAAGTTGCAATTGACGAGGGAATAAAAAAAGTAAGAATCACAGGTGGAGAACCACTTCTTCGTGAGGGTTTAGACGAATTTATAAAAATGGTTTATGATTATAAAAACGATATAGATTTAGCCTTAACTACAAATGGTTTTTTACTTCCAAAAGCAGCTCAAAAATTAAAAGATGCAGGACTTAAAAGAATTAATATTTCATTGGATTCTTTAAACCCTGCTACTGCTTCTAAAATTGCACAAAAAAATGTACTTGAGACTGTTTTAAAAGGTATTCAAGCAGCAGATGATGCAGGCTTAAAAATAAAAATAAATTGTGTTCCTATTAAAGGAATAAATGATGAAGATGTTCTTGAGGTATTAGATTTTTGTAAAGAAAAAGGCTATACTGTAAGATTTATTGAATTTATGGAAAATCATCATGCAAAAGATGGTGCAAAAGGTTTAAATTCAGATGAAATTAAACAAAGGGTTTCAAAAAAATATGAAAACTTTGAAATAGTTCCAAGAGATACAAGCTCACCAGCACAATATTATAAGCTTGAAGATGGATATGAGTTTGGTATTATTGAGCCACACAAAGATGATTTCTGTTCAGCATGTAATAGGATTAGACTAACTGCTGAGGGTTATTTAATTCCATGTTTATATTTTGAAGATGCAATGAGTATAAAAGATGCAGTAAGAGCAAATAAAATTGATGAAGCCACTGCTATTTTGAAAAAAGTTTTAGAAGATAAGCCAGAAAAAAATAAATGGTCAGTTAAAGATGATAATGAAGTATCATCAAGAGCTTTTTACCAAACAGGTGGATAA